One segment of Impatiens glandulifera unplaced genomic scaffold, dImpGla2.1, whole genome shotgun sequence DNA contains the following:
- the LOC124917477 gene encoding cytoskeleton-associated protein 2-like, with amino-acid sequence MAIVRSDKIDWGSVLLEQFCQMVAKTNGRVQAYAIQIGKILRFLHVEIGEDDVPSILQNTDQVGATGQTTANLAKEAVNTENIIPPTREGHNEESEPSGSVGDKSVPTGSNSKAAQDGPSNPSNTPEGPSQVSKGKEVMIEDTPVQEFTLDAEVPISEEEEEAIFQEFIRDMNMEADEIVGPYHLWEALKLTGNGQEGPQPHETENEDNWGKSPSQTDQNLGLEQIKGVIVDTITSSLNEYSIATDAKISTIQADLVEPVRASIHAEIVETVQTSIKTTIDKSVEMATALLLEMMQAMAAQIEELTKLQAARTQEKIRLDAETARRIHTEEEDMERLRKETEDNDLMLAKKLAEEEKAAQPEPTAIQAPHSMLTRKKGKRKQIASLIKQVERSGIEDHQPVGQSEEPVDEEEEDDGQLNLRKKKVVESSIASPSLGPNNYSIISTT; translated from the exons ATGGCAATTGTCCGCAGTGACAAAATTGACTGGGGAAGCGTCCTATTGGAACAATTTTGCCAGATGGTGGCCAAAACGAACGGTCGGGTTCAAGCCTATGCCATTCAGATTGGGAAGATTCTGCGTTTTCTTCACGTCGAAATCGGAGAAG ACGATGTGCCGAGTATTCTGCAGAACACTGATCAGGTTGGAGCAACCGGTCAGACTACAGCCAACTTGGCCAAAGAAGCGGTCAACACTGAAAACATCATTCCTCCGACGCGGGAGGGACACAACGAAGAAAGTGAACCATCCGGTTCGGTTGGGGACAAATCTGTTCCAACCGGATCAAACTCTAAAGCGGCCCAAGATGGGCCATCCAATCCATCCAATACACCTGAAGGTCCATCTCAGGTTTCCAAAGGAAAAGAAGTAATGATCGAAGACACTCCGGTGCAAGAGTTCACACTAGACGCTGAAGTACCCATttcagaagaagaggaggaagcaATATTCCAAGAGTTCATTCGGGACATGAATATGGAGGCTGACGAAATAGTCGGCCCGTATCACTTATGG GAGGCTCTCAAACTCACAG GGAACGGGCAAGAGGGACCTCAGCCGCATGAAACTGAAAACGAGGATAACTGGGGCAAATCTCCATCTCAGACTGATCAGAATCTGGGACTTGAGCAAATAAAAGGGGTTATTGTCGATACAATCACCTCCTCACTTAACGAATACAGCATAGCTACGGACGCCAAAATTTCAACCATACAAGCCGATCTAGTCGAACCAGTTCGGGCATCCATTCACGCTGAAATAGTTGAAACAGTTCAAACATCCATCAAGACAACGATTGATAAATCAGTTGAAATGGCAACTGCACTGCTTCTTGAGATGATGCAAGCGATGGCAGCTCAGATTGAGGAGCTGACTAAGCTGCAAGCGGCTAGAACTCAAGAGAAGATTCGTTTAGATGCCGAAACAGCTCGCCGAATTCATACCGAAGAGGAAGACATGGAACGGTTGAGAAAGGAAACGGAAGACAATGACTTAATGCTAGCCAAGAAACTCGCTGAGGAAGAAAAAGCCGCTCAACCGGAACCCACGGCAATACAAGCTCCGCACTCAATGTTAACTAGGAAGAAGGGTAAAAGAAAGCAGATTGCGAGTTTGATAAAACAGGTGGAACGAAGCGGCATTGAAGATCATCAACCAGTTGGTCAGTCCGAGGAACctgttgatgaagaagaagaagatgatggacAACTCAACCTGAGGAAGAAGAAAGTAGTTGAGTCATCAATCGCATCACCAAGCCTTGGACCGAataactactcaatcatctcaaCCACCTAA